In the Arachis stenosperma cultivar V10309 chromosome 8, arast.V10309.gnm1.PFL2, whole genome shotgun sequence genome, agaaaaagaaaaacgtTACAAGTTGTATTACTGATTCGCTATTCCTCAATTGTGTGCAAAATaaagccatgaaggctgaagcTGCATCAACTTGCTAGCTGGATTATTCGGCACTtttagttttaggattaggTCTTCAAATTCAACCATCCCCAATCATCAACCCCCTCCATTCCGTTTGACCCACCATCCTCTCAGGTATTGCTTCATCAACGCTCCATCCTCCGTATCtccaaattcaaaatcaaaataaaacctCTCTCCATTTTCCTCTCATATATCAATTAACATCCTATATGTGTAAGACCAAAATGGCCACCAACGCCGCCAACCCTACCTCAAGCCCACGACCCTCTCGAAATCCGGCCTCCCGCTCCAACTCCCAGCCCAGTACTCAAGCCCAAACGCCAAGGACATCGACACCAAAGCCCACCGCCCCATCCCGCTTTTCCCCAACCGCAACCACCACCTCCTACTCGGACCCTACAACATCATCTTCCTACGGCAGCTTCTCGACCACCGGCTACCGCCTCTCCTCCGACAACTCCATCTCCAGCCGCACCTCCCTCACCCACCTTCGCGATACTCTCCCCGAAAACCCAAACATCTATGACTTCTCCGAAATATGCGTCGCCACCAACAACTTCCTCGCCAAGCGCTACTCCTCCTCATCTTCCACTCCTTCCTGGCGCTGCACTCTACGCGGTGCTGACGTCATCGTCTTCCAGCGCAAGTTCCGCCGGAAGCTCGAGACCTCGCAGCTCCGGGAGCGGCTCTCCCTGATCTGCCGGAGCCATATCGTCAGCATCATCAAGCTCCTCGGCGCGTCCATCTCCGGCGACCACATCTACCTCGTCTACGAGTTCGTCCACGGCGCGAACCTCTCCGATTGCCTTCGGAACAAGATCAACACTCACTTCACGGTGCTGTCGACTTGGCTCTCGAGAATGCAGGTGGCCACCGATGTCGCTCACGGCCTCGATTACGTTCACAACAAGACAGGATTGAGCATCACTTTCGTCCACAACCACATCAAGAGCAGCGCTATAGTCATCACCGAGCCTAATTTCAATGCTAGGGTTTGCCATTTCGGTGCCGCGCAGCTCTGCGGTGAGATCCAGGAAGAGGAAAGCGACGTCACTGCCGCGAAATTGGGAGAAATCGAGGAGGAACCCTTGGCATCTCCTTCCCCGGCGAGGTCCGAAAAATTGAAACGATCGGGTGGTTCTGGCATGCAATTCGAGGGGGTGAGGGGCTACATGTCGCCGGAATTTCAGGCCACCGGCGTGGCGACGCAGAAGTCCGACGTGTACGCGTTCGGTGTGGTCATGCTGGAGCTTCTCTCCGGGGAGGAGCCGCTGAGGTTCAGGTACGACAAGAAGAGTGGAGAGTTCGTGAGGACATCTGTGATCGACGCTGCGAGGGCGGCCGTGGACGGTGGTGAGGGGGCGCTGAGGAGGTGGGTGGATAAGAGGCTGAAAGACTCGTTCCCGGTTGAGGTTGCCGAGAAGGTGACACGTGTGGCGTTGGATTGCGTACACGTGGATCCAGATAAGAGGCCCAAGATGGGTCGCGTAGCTGACAAGATATCAAAGCTGTATTTGGAATCAAAGATTTGGTCTGAAAATGTTAGAATGCCCACTGAAATTTCTGTTTCTTTGGCTCCTCGATGAGATTTTCCTCTCGTGGCGGcccctttttttgttttattattaattCTTAACCCTTTCATAAGATTAGGAGAATTTCGAGCGTAGATCAAGTAGAAA is a window encoding:
- the LOC130946952 gene encoding lysM domain receptor-like kinase 3 translates to MCKTKMATNAANPTSSPRPSRNPASRSNSQPSTQAQTPRTSTPKPTAPSRFSPTATTTSYSDPTTSSSYGSFSTTGYRLSSDNSISSRTSLTHLRDTLPENPNIYDFSEICVATNNFLAKRYSSSSSTPSWRCTLRGADVIVFQRKFRRKLETSQLRERLSLICRSHIVSIIKLLGASISGDHIYLVYEFVHGANLSDCLRNKINTHFTVLSTWLSRMQVATDVAHGLDYVHNKTGLSITFVHNHIKSSAIVITEPNFNARVCHFGAAQLCGEIQEEESDVTAAKLGEIEEEPLASPSPARSEKLKRSGGSGMQFEGVRGYMSPEFQATGVATQKSDVYAFGVVMLELLSGEEPLRFRYDKKSGEFVRTSVIDAARAAVDGGEGALRRWVDKRLKDSFPVEVAEKVTRVALDCVHVDPDKRPKMGRVADKISKLYLESKIWSENVRMPTEISVSLAPR